One region of Chryseobacterium muglaense genomic DNA includes:
- the fmt gene encoding methionyl-tRNA formyltransferase: MKSLKVVFLGTPEFAKTALEAIHQSHHEVVGVVTVADKASGRGQKINQSPVKVFAAENNIPVFQPEKLRNPEFLEELKKLDADVFIVVAFRMMPKILFEMPRMGTFNLHASLLPDYRGAAPINYAVINGEEKTGATTFFINEKIDEGNILLQEEIPVLENENAGSLHDRLMEMGSKLVVKTLDGLAENSIIEKPQPEVEHPKNAYKIFKEDTRIDWTKTSKEVHQFVLGMSPYPAAFTTLKVGEDEKGLKIYDGKFEVSDHGKPVETLEISKNDFKIYTKDGIYYPLELQLEGKKRMNIKDFLNGFRNFDEIKMA, translated from the coding sequence ATGAAATCATTGAAAGTTGTATTTTTAGGTACTCCGGAGTTTGCAAAAACTGCATTGGAAGCCATTCACCAATCTCATCATGAAGTTGTAGGCGTTGTAACCGTTGCTGATAAAGCAAGCGGACGCGGACAAAAGATTAATCAATCTCCTGTAAAAGTTTTCGCTGCTGAAAATAATATTCCAGTTTTTCAGCCTGAAAAATTGAGAAACCCTGAATTTTTAGAAGAATTAAAAAAACTAGATGCCGATGTTTTTATCGTTGTTGCTTTCAGAATGATGCCTAAAATTTTGTTTGAAATGCCTAGAATGGGAACTTTCAACCTTCATGCTTCACTTCTTCCGGACTACAGAGGTGCTGCTCCAATTAATTATGCGGTAATTAATGGAGAAGAAAAAACTGGCGCAACTACGTTCTTTATCAATGAAAAAATTGATGAAGGAAATATTTTATTGCAGGAAGAAATTCCGGTTTTAGAAAATGAAAATGCAGGAAGTCTTCACGACAGACTTATGGAAATGGGTTCAAAATTGGTGGTAAAAACCTTGGATGGATTAGCCGAAAATTCAATTATTGAAAAACCTCAACCCGAAGTTGAACATCCAAAAAACGCTTATAAAATTTTCAAAGAAGATACTAGAATCGACTGGACGAAAACGTCAAAAGAAGTTCACCAGTTTGTTTTAGGAATGTCACCTTACCCTGCAGCTTTCACCACTTTAAAAGTTGGCGAAGATGAAAAAGGATTAAAAATATATGATGGAAAATTTGAAGTTTCAGATCACGGAAAACCTGTTGAAACTTTAGAAATTTCTAAAAATGATTTTAAAATCTATACCAAAGACGGTATTTATTATCCTTTAGAATTGCAACTGGAAGGAAAGAAAAGAATGAATATCAAAGATTTTCTAAACGGATTTAGGAATTTCGACGAAATAAAAATGGCTTGA
- a CDS encoding helix-turn-helix domain-containing protein has translation MNNHFFDLIEYTSRSVFLTGKAGTGKTTFLNEFVKKTKKKHIVVAPTGIAAINAGGVTIHSMFGLPLRTFLPTSERIDSSIANNIIDLQQHFKYRKDKLKLLREVEVLIIDEVSMLRADVLDMMDFSLRFIRRNNQRFGGVQMLFIGDLYQLPPVVRDEHVLKMFYNSPFFFDSLAIKDIPLLTIELTKVYRQTDEGFLEILNAIRDGDVANIDFNHLNERYNPGFEAGEEPYVYLCSHNKMADDINQEKLKDIKVSPKSYEAKLFGEFKENQYPNEQFLELKVGAQVMFIRNDITGEKKYFNGKLGEISSLDENEVKVILEGSEREITVKREVWEQKKYSLDTDKNIKEEVLGSFEQFPIKLAWAVTIHKSQGLTFDKVIIDAGKSFTAGQVYVALSRCRTLEGIVLKSKITPEVIFKDNRILKFQGETQANDNVESILNQEKYDYSIRKVLRTVDCQWFLKEVEQWNNLSIVTKSIDRTKSNQLYLQLKRDVLNLGKIFEKLERIIFQKVNLFIEKKEDWSEIESKSKGAVNFFFTEIRDKVFNPLKDFYAEIKGAKGLKQYNEELKSWLEDIEEYLNSLKEIHLLETKLLDEKNDKEISMKIAKVPSQVLTFQLFEEGKTISQIALERGLVKETVIGHLAKFAEQGLLDIARVITSDKIKAFKEMFHRDPKETLNEWKAALPNDFEFNEIRILINHFTYQKEKNN, from the coding sequence ATGAACAATCATTTTTTTGACTTAATTGAATACACCAGCCGAAGCGTTTTTCTTACAGGAAAAGCAGGGACAGGTAAGACTACATTTCTAAACGAATTTGTAAAGAAAACGAAAAAAAAGCACATTGTTGTAGCACCCACGGGAATTGCAGCAATCAATGCGGGCGGAGTTACCATTCACTCGATGTTTGGTTTGCCTTTACGTACTTTTTTGCCAACTTCAGAACGTATCGACAGCAGTATTGCCAATAATATTATAGACCTTCAGCAACATTTCAAATACAGAAAAGATAAGCTTAAATTGTTAAGAGAAGTTGAGGTTTTGATTATTGATGAAGTTTCGATGCTTCGTGCCGATGTTTTAGATATGATGGATTTTTCTTTACGATTTATCCGAAGAAATAATCAGCGTTTTGGTGGCGTTCAGATGTTGTTCATCGGAGATTTGTATCAGCTTCCACCAGTGGTGAGAGATGAGCATGTCTTAAAAATGTTTTACAATTCGCCTTTCTTTTTCGACAGTTTGGCGATTAAAGATATTCCTTTATTGACGATTGAGTTGACGAAAGTATACCGCCAGACCGATGAGGGTTTTTTAGAAATTCTAAATGCTATTCGTGATGGTGACGTTGCCAATATTGATTTTAATCATTTGAATGAAAGGTATAATCCAGGTTTTGAAGCAGGAGAGGAACCTTACGTTTATCTCTGTTCGCACAATAAAATGGCAGACGATATCAATCAGGAAAAACTGAAAGATATAAAAGTAAGTCCCAAGTCTTACGAAGCTAAACTTTTTGGTGAGTTTAAAGAAAACCAATACCCGAATGAGCAGTTTTTAGAATTAAAAGTAGGAGCTCAGGTTATGTTTATCAGAAATGATATTACGGGCGAAAAGAAATATTTCAACGGTAAGTTGGGTGAAATTTCTTCTTTAGATGAAAATGAAGTAAAAGTTATTCTTGAAGGAAGCGAACGTGAAATTACAGTAAAAAGGGAAGTCTGGGAACAGAAAAAATATTCTCTAGACACCGATAAAAACATTAAAGAAGAAGTTTTGGGAAGCTTTGAGCAGTTTCCAATAAAATTAGCTTGGGCGGTGACAATCCATAAAAGTCAGGGTTTAACATTTGATAAAGTGATTATCGATGCCGGAAAAAGTTTTACGGCGGGTCAGGTTTATGTGGCGTTGTCACGTTGCCGAACGTTGGAAGGAATTGTTTTAAAATCTAAAATTACGCCTGAAGTTATTTTTAAAGATAACAGAATTCTTAAATTTCAGGGTGAAACGCAGGCAAATGATAATGTTGAAAGTATTTTAAATCAGGAAAAATACGATTACAGCATCCGAAAAGTGCTTCGTACAGTAGATTGCCAATGGTTTTTAAAAGAAGTGGAGCAGTGGAATAACCTTTCGATTGTTACCAAAAGTATAGATCGTACAAAATCGAACCAGTTGTATCTTCAGTTAAAGCGTGATGTTTTAAATTTAGGTAAGATTTTTGAAAAACTGGAGCGAATCATTTTCCAGAAAGTGAATCTGTTTATTGAAAAGAAAGAAGATTGGTCAGAGATTGAAAGCAAATCAAAAGGAGCGGTGAATTTCTTTTTTACCGAGATTAGAGACAAGGTTTTTAATCCGTTGAAAGATTTTTATGCTGAAATAAAAGGCGCAAAAGGTTTAAAACAATACAATGAAGAACTAAAAAGCTGGTTGGAAGATATTGAAGAATACCTGAATAGTCTCAAAGAAATTCATTTGCTGGAAACTAAACTTCTTGACGAAAAAAATGATAAGGAAATCAGCATGAAAATTGCAAAAGTTCCGTCTCAGGTTCTTACTTTTCAGTTGTTTGAAGAAGGAAAAACAATTTCACAAATTGCTTTAGAAAGAGGTTTGGTAAAAGAAACCGTGATTGGTCATTTGGCGAAATTTGCTGAACAAGGTTTGCTGGATATCGCGAGAGTTATTACTTCCGATAAAATAAAAGCGTTTAAGGAAATGTTTCATAGAGATCCAAAAGAAACATTAAACGAATGGAAAGCTGCACTTCCAAATGATTTTGAATTTAATGAAATCAGGATTCTGATTAATCATTTTACATATCAGAAGGAGAAAAATAATTAA
- a CDS encoding RecQ family ATP-dependent DNA helicase, with amino-acid sequence MISPQAFNELKNKTLKHFWGYDHFRDAQEQIIDSVINRNDTLVLLPTGAGKSLCYQLPALLQEGTCLVISPLLALMKDQVNQLKFRGIEAEYLSSELDEFDAEVIYNRCKDGLTKLLYVSPERLTNKLFLQQIEEIQLSFIAVDEAHCISEWGQDFRPSYQNIKDFRKNNPEIPCLALTATATPKVLDEIKTKLELKDPKVFQKSFKRDNIKLFSEEVSDKYQKVFNILKYAKESGIIYVRTRKDAELLTEFLHRHKIQNVDYFHAGLSTKEKNERQNFWNNSNQNVLISTNAFGMGIDKDNVRFVIHFSPSQSIENYYQEIGRAGRDGKKSYAFMLWNKQEISNFDQILRNQIPNKAEFLKIISYLYSKFQVAEFELPEKVFQLNTSGIQSFTKLSTAKIKNVLNFLHTQEIIFHNSNKSLSSLELLIKPDEIDQLPQKDAYFIELLLRSISGITTHKVMFSEQNVSNKIGVSVHLIKERLKELQQKNYLEYIDGALASVKFLKPRDERTINGIYWKLFEHIQKNKIQKWEEMKFFIEDNQYCKMKLILSYFGEKNARNCGQCTVCEKNKQSIFGKNVSSEIIKVLNKKPATIEEISIQLQFQTKENILENLIFLLDSGKVKMLNFRTYALT; translated from the coding sequence ATGATTTCTCCGCAAGCTTTTAATGAACTTAAAAATAAAACCCTTAAGCATTTTTGGGGATATGACCATTTTAGAGATGCACAAGAACAGATTATAGACTCTGTTATCAACAGAAACGACACTTTAGTTCTTCTTCCCACAGGTGCCGGAAAATCCTTATGTTATCAGCTCCCTGCATTATTACAGGAAGGAACCTGCCTTGTCATTTCACCATTATTGGCATTGATGAAAGACCAGGTGAATCAATTAAAATTCAGAGGAATTGAAGCCGAATATCTCAGTTCAGAATTGGATGAGTTTGATGCTGAAGTCATTTACAACAGATGCAAAGATGGCTTAACAAAGTTGTTGTACGTTTCCCCAGAAAGACTCACCAACAAACTTTTTCTTCAGCAGATTGAAGAAATTCAACTCTCTTTTATTGCGGTGGATGAGGCGCACTGTATTTCAGAATGGGGACAAGATTTCAGACCGAGTTATCAGAATATCAAAGATTTTAGAAAAAATAATCCTGAAATTCCTTGCCTTGCATTAACTGCAACGGCAACTCCAAAAGTTTTAGATGAAATTAAAACTAAACTTGAACTTAAAGATCCGAAGGTTTTTCAAAAAAGTTTTAAAAGAGATAATATTAAACTATTTTCTGAAGAAGTTTCAGATAAATATCAAAAGGTTTTTAATATTCTTAAATATGCTAAAGAATCGGGAATTATCTATGTAAGAACCCGAAAAGATGCAGAACTGCTTACCGAATTCCTGCACCGTCATAAAATTCAGAATGTTGATTATTTCCATGCAGGATTATCAACAAAAGAAAAAAATGAAAGACAGAATTTTTGGAACAACAGTAATCAAAATGTACTGATTTCCACCAATGCTTTTGGGATGGGAATCGATAAAGACAATGTACGTTTCGTTATTCACTTCTCCCCTTCTCAGTCGATTGAAAATTATTATCAGGAAATTGGTCGTGCCGGAAGAGATGGCAAAAAAAGTTATGCATTTATGCTTTGGAATAAGCAGGAAATTTCAAATTTTGATCAGATTCTAAGAAATCAGATCCCTAATAAAGCAGAATTTCTAAAAATCATTTCTTATCTGTATTCTAAATTTCAGGTGGCAGAATTTGAGCTTCCCGAAAAAGTTTTCCAATTAAATACTTCAGGAATCCAAAGTTTTACAAAACTTTCAACAGCGAAGATTAAAAATGTTCTGAATTTTCTTCATACCCAGGAAATTATTTTCCACAACAGCAATAAAAGTTTATCATCACTTGAACTTCTCATTAAACCCGATGAAATCGATCAGCTTCCACAGAAAGATGCATACTTTATAGAACTTCTTTTGCGCAGCATTTCAGGAATTACAACGCATAAAGTGATGTTTAGCGAGCAGAATGTAAGCAATAAAATAGGAGTAAGTGTTCATTTGATTAAAGAACGTCTGAAAGAATTACAGCAGAAAAACTATCTTGAATATATTGACGGAGCTTTAGCCAGTGTAAAATTTCTGAAACCACGCGACGAAAGAACCATCAACGGAATATATTGGAAACTTTTTGAACATATTCAGAAAAACAAAATCCAGAAATGGGAAGAAATGAAGTTTTTCATCGAAGACAATCAATATTGCAAAATGAAATTGATTCTCTCCTACTTCGGCGAAAAAAATGCCAGAAACTGCGGGCAATGTACGGTTTGCGAAAAAAATAAACAGTCTATTTTCGGTAAAAATGTTTCTTCAGAAATCATTAAAGTTTTAAATAAAAAACCGGCAACAATTGAAGAAATTTCGATTCAGTTACAGTTTCAGACCAAAGAAAACATATTGGAAAATCTTATTTTCTTATTAGATTCCGGAAAAGTAAAAATGCTGAATTTTAGAACTTACGCATTAACATAA
- the hemH gene encoding ferrochelatase: protein MKGILLVNLGSPKSTAVPHVREYLDEFLMDEKVIDYRWFFRALLVQGIILNTRPAKSAEAYKTVWTDEGSPLIVITQKIQKKLQKLVDVPVEIGMRYAQPSIEAGIQKLVDQGVSEIVLFPLYPQYAMSTTETVIEKAEEVRKKKFPGIKINYIQPFYNREIYIDCLAESIREKLPENFDALQFSYHGVPERHIYKTDPTNTCNLNDCCSRENNPSHQFCYRHQCFDVTNSVIKKLGLPKEKVMVTFQSRLGKDKWMEPYTDETLETIGKKGIKNLAIVCPAFVSDCLETLEEISVEGKHQFEHGGGENFHYIPCLNDEDRWIDVVKTLCEEKLNEFYLV, encoded by the coding sequence ATGAAAGGAATATTATTAGTCAATCTCGGCTCACCAAAATCTACTGCTGTACCCCATGTAAGAGAATATCTTGATGAGTTTTTGATGGACGAAAAGGTAATTGATTACCGATGGTTTTTCCGTGCACTTTTGGTGCAGGGAATTATTTTAAATACAAGACCCGCAAAATCTGCCGAAGCCTACAAGACGGTTTGGACAGATGAAGGCTCACCTTTGATTGTCATCACTCAGAAAATTCAGAAAAAACTTCAGAAATTGGTTGATGTTCCGGTAGAAATCGGGATGCGATATGCACAACCAAGCATTGAAGCCGGAATTCAAAAGTTGGTTGACCAAGGAGTTTCGGAAATTGTTCTTTTCCCACTGTATCCGCAATATGCGATGAGTACCACAGAAACTGTGATTGAAAAAGCAGAGGAAGTAAGAAAAAAGAAATTCCCGGGAATTAAAATCAATTACATTCAGCCTTTTTATAACAGAGAAATCTACATCGACTGCCTTGCAGAAAGCATCAGAGAAAAACTTCCTGAAAATTTTGATGCATTACAGTTTTCTTATCACGGCGTTCCGGAGAGACATATTTATAAAACCGATCCTACCAATACGTGTAATCTAAACGACTGTTGTTCTAGAGAAAACAATCCGAGTCATCAGTTTTGTTATCGCCATCAATGTTTTGATGTAACCAATTCTGTGATTAAAAAATTAGGTTTGCCTAAAGAAAAAGTGATGGTTACTTTCCAGTCAAGATTAGGAAAAGACAAATGGATGGAACCTTACACTGATGAAACCTTAGAAACCATTGGTAAAAAAGGCATTAAAAACCTTGCTATTGTTTGTCCGGCTTTCGTTTCTGACTGTCTTGAAACTTTAGAAGAAATTTCCGTAGAAGGAAAACATCAGTTTGAACATGGTGGTGGCGAAAATTTCCATTACATCCCTTGTCTAAATGATGAAGACCGCTGGATTGATGTGGTAAAAACACTCTGCGAAGAAAAACTGAATGAGTTTTATTTAGTTTAA
- the ribB gene encoding 3,4-dihydroxy-2-butanone-4-phosphate synthase, whose amino-acid sequence MSDIKLNTIPEAIEDLKNGKIIIVVDDEDRENEGDFLCAAELTTPALINFMAVHGRGLICMPLPEKRCDELGLDVMVSRSSDPKETAFTVSVDLLGDGTSTGISAGDRAKTILALMDEKSKPTDFMRPGHIFPLRARKGGVLKRAGHTEAAIDLTALAGLKEGGVICEIMNEDGSMSRLPDLHVFAQKHDMKIVSIEDLIHYQLKKGNLIERIEERKVQTAYGEFDFCAFRETSNDQIHFALTKGSWTVDEPVLVRVQSSDSYFDVLTRLNNGEKPLLEKVTSMVNEAGKGAIIFINNVSNSENTLRKLQQFLNYQDGQQKHPTAAFNYRDYGIGTQILKNLGINKFKVITQNPNVKPQVGGYDVEVTEMVQL is encoded by the coding sequence ATGTCAGATATTAAATTAAATACTATTCCAGAGGCGATTGAAGACCTTAAAAATGGTAAAATAATCATAGTAGTAGATGATGAAGACAGAGAGAATGAAGGTGATTTTCTTTGTGCTGCTGAATTAACGACCCCTGCATTAATTAATTTTATGGCAGTTCATGGTAGAGGATTGATTTGTATGCCTCTTCCAGAAAAAAGATGTGACGAATTAGGTTTGGATGTGATGGTAAGCCGAAGCAGCGACCCTAAAGAAACTGCATTTACTGTTTCTGTTGACCTTTTGGGTGATGGAACTTCTACAGGAATTTCTGCCGGAGACAGAGCGAAAACTATTTTAGCTTTGATGGATGAGAAATCTAAACCAACAGATTTTATGCGTCCAGGTCACATTTTCCCGCTTCGTGCAAGAAAAGGTGGTGTTTTGAAAAGAGCAGGTCATACTGAAGCTGCAATTGATTTAACTGCTTTAGCTGGTTTAAAAGAAGGTGGTGTAATCTGTGAAATTATGAACGAAGACGGTTCTATGTCTCGTTTGCCGGATCTGCATGTTTTTGCTCAGAAGCATGATATGAAAATCGTTTCTATTGAAGATTTGATTCATTATCAGCTTAAAAAAGGAAATCTTATCGAAAGAATTGAGGAAAGAAAAGTACAAACTGCTTATGGCGAATTTGATTTCTGTGCTTTCAGAGAGACTTCAAACGACCAGATTCACTTTGCTTTAACAAAAGGATCTTGGACGGTTGATGAGCCAGTTTTGGTAAGAGTACAATCTTCTGATTCTTATTTTGATGTTTTAACCAGATTGAATAACGGTGAAAAACCATTATTGGAAAAGGTAACATCAATGGTAAATGAAGCAGGGAAAGGAGCAATTATTTTCATCAATAACGTTTCAAATTCTGAAAATACATTAAGAAAATTACAGCAGTTTTTAAATTACCAGGATGGACAGCAAAAGCATCCTACTGCAGCATTTAACTATAGAGATTACGGAATCGGAACTCAGATTCTGAAGAATTTAGGAATTAATAAGTTTAAAGTAATCACTCAAAACCCTAATGTAAAACCTCAGGTTGGAGGTTATGATGTTGAGGTGACGGAGATGGTTCAACTTTAA
- a CDS encoding NifU family protein: MRTILIEPTENPKVIKFVADYNLIPGSLELDRDSDISEIPLAQELFNYPFVERIFITANFVAVAKQDTVEWEHVAESLKNVIEDELLANPRIYLQKKKEMIEIYAEMTPNPNAMKFVSSKMLMDGFVEVKSRNEAEGVPLAQAIFTEFDFAKEVFISDNFVAVTRDNSVEWHQVMMAVRGYIAEYLQSGGVISNIESQKHENPVEKIINRDYTDDEQKISDILNEYVAPAVENDGGKISLMEYDAANKTAKMLLQGACSGCPSSTATLKGGIENILKQFVPELVEHVEAVNG; the protein is encoded by the coding sequence ATGCGTACGATACTTATAGAACCAACAGAAAACCCAAAAGTGATAAAATTTGTAGCTGATTACAACTTGATTCCGGGGTCTTTAGAGTTGGATAGAGATTCAGACATATCAGAAATTCCTTTAGCACAGGAGCTTTTTAATTATCCTTTTGTAGAAAGAATTTTTATTACGGCTAATTTTGTAGCAGTAGCAAAACAAGATACTGTAGAATGGGAACATGTTGCTGAAAGCCTTAAAAATGTTATCGAAGATGAGCTTTTGGCCAACCCAAGAATCTATCTTCAGAAGAAAAAAGAAATGATTGAGATTTATGCAGAAATGACTCCGAATCCTAATGCAATGAAATTTGTGTCTAGCAAAATGCTGATGGATGGTTTTGTAGAAGTAAAATCTAGAAACGAAGCGGAAGGAGTTCCTTTAGCTCAGGCTATTTTCACAGAATTTGATTTTGCGAAAGAAGTTTTTATTTCAGATAATTTTGTAGCGGTTACCAGAGACAATTCTGTGGAATGGCATCAGGTAATGATGGCTGTTCGTGGTTATATTGCAGAATATCTTCAAAGCGGAGGCGTAATTTCAAATATTGAGTCTCAAAAGCATGAAAATCCTGTAGAAAAAATCATCAACAGAGATTATACCGATGATGAACAGAAAATTTCTGACATTCTAAATGAATACGTTGCTCCTGCCGTAGAAAACGATGGTGGAAAAATTTCTTTAATGGAATACGATGCAGCCAACAAAACGGCAAAGATGTTGCTACAAGGTGCTTGTTCAGGCTGCCCAAGTTCAACAGCTACATTAAAAGGAGGAATTGAAAATATTTTAAAACAATTCGTTCCTGAGTTAGTTGAACACGTAGAAGCTGTAAACGGATAA
- a CDS encoding LLM class flavin-dependent oxidoreductase has translation MKNFNISVLDLAPVKQGKTIHDTFQGSLSLANFAENLDYKRFWLAEHHNMESIASSATSVLIGFIANGTTKIRVGSGGIMLPNHSSLVIAEQFGTLESLFPGRIDLGVGRAPGTDGLTAQALGRNPAIINEQFPRQILELQKYFSKENSNALVRAIPGEGLDIPMYILGSSTDSAWLAAELGLPYAFAGHFAPEQMDMAFKIYRKHFEPSKYLDKPFVLVCVNGIAAETSEEAHFLSTTLFQAFINIIRNDRKPFPAPIEDMDAVWSAMEKSMVLQKLKFSFIGNQDEIAEQIKNFQEKYQVDELMINSHIYDHQKRLESYEIIKKATDSLMN, from the coding sequence ATGAAAAATTTTAATATATCCGTGCTTGATTTAGCTCCCGTAAAACAGGGGAAAACCATTCACGATACTTTTCAGGGCAGTTTGTCTTTGGCAAACTTTGCTGAAAATTTAGATTACAAAAGATTCTGGCTTGCCGAACATCACAATATGGAAAGTATTGCCAGTTCCGCAACCTCGGTTCTGATTGGTTTTATCGCCAACGGAACAACAAAAATAAGAGTTGGTTCAGGTGGAATTATGCTTCCCAATCACAGTTCGCTCGTTATTGCCGAACAATTCGGAACTTTAGAATCGCTTTTTCCTGGAAGAATTGACCTCGGTGTGGGAAGAGCTCCCGGAACTGATGGTTTGACGGCTCAAGCTTTAGGAAGAAATCCTGCCATCATCAATGAACAATTTCCGAGACAGATCTTAGAATTACAGAAATATTTTTCAAAGGAGAATTCAAACGCTTTGGTTCGTGCAATTCCTGGTGAAGGTTTAGATATTCCGATGTATATTCTCGGTTCGAGTACAGACAGCGCTTGGCTGGCTGCAGAATTGGGACTTCCGTATGCTTTTGCGGGACATTTTGCACCTGAACAAATGGATATGGCTTTTAAAATTTACAGAAAGCATTTCGAGCCTTCAAAATATTTAGACAAGCCTTTTGTTTTGGTGTGTGTGAACGGAATTGCTGCAGAAACTTCTGAAGAAGCACACTTTCTTTCTACGACATTGTTTCAGGCATTTATCAATATTATCAGAAACGACAGAAAACCTTTCCCTGCACCGATTGAAGATATGGATGCGGTTTGGTCAGCGATGGAAAAATCTATGGTTTTACAGAAGCTGAAATTCAGTTTTATCGGAAATCAGGATGAGATTGCGGAACAGATTAAAAACTTTCAGGAAAAATATCAGGTGGATGAATTGATGATTAATTCTCATATATACGACCATCAAAAAAGATTGGAATCGTATGAGATTATTAAAAAAGCTACAGATTCTTTGATGAATTAA
- a CDS encoding gamma carbonic anhydrase family protein, which yields MALIKELLGKTPQIGENTFLAETATIIGDVVMGKECSVWYNAVIRGDVNYIKMGNKVNVQDNAMLHCTYEKFPLEIGNNVSIGHNAIVHGCRIHNNVLIGMGSIVMDDCTIEENSIVGAGSVVTQGTHIKSGEVWGGVPARKIKDISAALLEGEVNRIADNYVKYSSWYKD from the coding sequence ATGGCACTTATAAAAGAACTTTTAGGAAAGACACCGCAAATTGGTGAAAATACCTTTTTAGCTGAAACTGCAACGATTATTGGTGATGTTGTGATGGGAAAAGAATGCAGCGTTTGGTACAATGCAGTGATTAGAGGGGATGTAAATTACATTAAAATGGGAAATAAAGTAAATGTGCAAGACAACGCTATGTTGCACTGTACGTATGAAAAATTTCCTTTAGAGATTGGCAATAATGTTTCAATCGGTCATAATGCAATTGTTCACGGATGCCGAATTCACAACAATGTTTTAATTGGAATGGGTTCTATCGTAATGGATGACTGCACTATTGAAGAAAATTCTATTGTTGGTGCAGGTTCGGTAGTAACTCAAGGAACGCATATAAAGTCTGGTGAAGTTTGGGGTGGTGTTCCGGCTAGAAAGATTAAAGATATTTCTGCGGCACTTTTGGAAGGTGAAGTCAATAGAATTGCAGACAATTATGTAAAATATTCTTCTTGGTACAAAGATTAG